TTACTGCCAGGTTTACATGTAAAGCTTGTTTGATTCCTGTTATTCATTACAAATATAAACATACTACAAGagattcacattttaaaaatagattttgcaGCCATTGATTATTACTGTTAACAGATAAAAtcctatttttttaaagactgtataaaaaaaacactacatgcCTATAGTACGGTGTTCAATAAGTATCTGTTGTTTGCCTTGGATGATTGACTTACAATAAAAAGGACTTGGTCATGTATACAAAAAATGCGGAACTCTGAGATAACGTCTGTTTTCAGTCTATTCATTCTATAAAAAATTAACACCTTTATCTTTGCTGTGTTTGCTCACCAAACAGAACATCACATGCTTATCGATTACAATggaaaagtttcattttctgtgaaaacatattttaaggAGGCAGTTTGTGGAATTATGACCAATGATGGTTAATGATGAGGGCAACAGAACAGGTTTATTCATTCTTGTAAATGTTCCTTTTGTCCAGTggtattttggacaaactgatAAAGCCATATTTCTCAACTGCACATTTGGTTTATTTCATGGAGGAGAATTATTACCTGCATACAGTCAAGCACTATGTGGCTTTGGAGCTATTGCCTCCTTACCACTAATGCCCCGCCATGTTTAATCACTATATCTACTGCTCAGATAAGGAGAACAACAGAGATCAGCAGACCGCCTCCTCCACATTAAgaacctgcacacacactgcaaccCTTCAACAGCtcattgcaaataaaataattcaataaaatacaAGATTTCCCAGTAACAAAGCATATCTACTAATCCTATTCACTAGGAAAAATAAAGCCTAACTGGAAGTAAACTTCTCTTCAGGAACGCCCCTTAAGTCACATTAAAAGCTCTGTTGCTCAAACATTAGCGTTTTTGCTACAACTTTAACACTGATCAACACTATCAAAATGGATGACAGTTCCCTAAACAACAAATAGGAAGTTATAGCAAAAAGGCAACAATACTGGCTGGCTCCAACAGTAGCCCCCacagtttcttgtttttccatCTCAGGTTTGCAGCAAGCGTGGTAGTTCAGTCCTCTGCTCGTCCATGCGTCCCCCCTGAACCCtcaggaggagggagaagaagTCCTCGTCATCCATGGGCCCTGGAGCCCTGCTGCGCTGGTCCTCCAGCCGGCCCTGGGCCTGTTGCAGGACGAAAAATGGCaaagtaaaaaaatctgaactgatGTCTACAACTCTACACTGAAGTGGGCACATCACTAAAGTTTGCAGGCTGTCTTTTGTGCACTTCTAAGAAACAAAGCTGACAATGCCTTaggtcataaaaaaaaaaaaacatggagtaCTAGTTGCTTACTTGTGTGGTGAGAATCATATTATAGAGATCCTCTTTAGGCACAGGAACTGGCACAGGCTTTTTCACAAAAGAGAGTTGTTTTATGCTGCCTCTGAAACTTCTGGCTTTTGGTTTTGGTGGTGGAGACCTTTCGAGCTGCGCCCTCTGATCATCCAGCCGGCGGGCCTGTGCAGTGGCCACCAGCTCAAAAAACTCCTCTTTCTGCAGCGAAGTCATGGAGGAAAAGACGACTGagaagaaaatgagagaaaacagcTTTAATGGTTACATAGGAGGAGACTTTAAGCGGTCAGTGGTCAAGGAAAGACATGGAAACATGGAGTTTCAACACATTCCTGAGTCACGGAGAATGGGTAGTTTTATGTTTCTTCTGTTTCATCAACATGAGTCAGCATCATGACATGGAAACAAATGCAACAGCGTTCATCATGCTAATGCTGCAAAACAGAGTACAGCCGTCTCGAAGCGCTCTCACCTCTGTTGGCTGGTTTGGTGGTGTTGGGCTCGGAGTGGCACCTCCTCCGCCTCATCCCGCTCTCCATCCTGAAGGAGCAGCGTTGATCATTGAGCCGTCGCCCCTCCTGAAGGGTGCACAGCAGCTCGTACAGCGCCTCTGGAAAGTCAGGGGTTAACCGGTGAGCCTGAGAAAACACAGGTAGGTGGCAGAgaaagaatgagggagagaggaaaggtTTCTGAGTGAGTGGCACAGACTGTTTGTTGGCAAAGCAAAAGACTTCACTCAACTCCTACGTACTCCCACATGCTCTGTAATAAAATGATACCCACTGTTTTTCCACTGCgagactgttttttttgttttgtttttttttaaaaatcattctcGTACACGGTGGCTGGTTGGTTAGGTCGAGCAGATTATAAACACTTTGTACACTATGTGACCTAGAGAGAAAATACCAGGGCACTAGATAAGActaaattgaaataaaacattttctcaacCTTTTTTGGATCCTCCTCTTGGTTCAGCCCCCCTTCAGGTTGTTCCTCAGAAGAGTTTAACCTCCTTGTGTCCACTTGAGGGtcattttctgtgacattttcatcCTCTGTGTCACTGGgtctctctgttttttctttaatcatcATGACTTCATGTGTCTGCACTTCACCCTCATTATCATCTCTGTTCTGTCCATCATTTGTGTCCTCTGGTTTATCCTCTTTGGTATTGTCTTCCTCCATGTTCTTTTGTTTCACCAAGCTTTGctcttttaaatttaatttacttgCTGTATCTTCTGGATTATCATACTCTcctgtc
This genomic stretch from Amphiprion ocellaris isolate individual 3 ecotype Okinawa chromosome 9, ASM2253959v1, whole genome shotgun sequence harbors:
- the LOC111577925 gene encoding G-protein-signaling modulator 1 is translated as MDHTETKVEMAEEELLESLVITEDRDTTETDAEKEAASCSNAVVQSCSEESAPKEKEKQTGEYDNPEDTASKLNLKEQSLVKQKNMEEDNTKEDKPEDTNDGQNRDDNEGEVQTHEVMMIKEKTERPSDTEDENVTENDPQVDTRRLNSSEEQPEGGLNQEEDPKKAHRLTPDFPEALYELLCTLQEGRRLNDQRCSFRMESGMRRRRCHSEPNTTKPANRVVFSSMTSLQKEEFFELVATAQARRLDDQRAQLERSPPPKPKARSFRGSIKQLSFVKKPVPVPVPKEDLYNMILTTQAQGRLEDQRSRAPGPMDDEDFFSLLLRVQGGRMDEQRTELPRLLQT